CGCCGATTCGCTGCTGGCCCGGGGGAACTGGCTCGGCGATCTGCACGGTGTCCCCGTGGCGGTCAAGGACCTCGCGAACACCCACGATGCACCGACGGGAGCGGGCACCACGATCCATGCGGAATTCCGCCCCGACTTCGATGCCACCGTCGTCGCCCGGCTGCGGTCCGCCGGAGCCGTCATCCTCGGCAAACTGCGCCTGACCGAGGGTGCGTTCACCGGCCATCATCCGGACCTGCCGACACCGGTCAACCCCTGGGATGCCGACACCTGGTCGGGAGTCTCTTCATCGGGATCCGGTGTGGCTACCGCGGCCGGACTCTGCTTCGCCTCTCTCGGCTCAGACACCGGCGGGTCGATCCGCCTGCCGTCCTCGGCCAACGGCGTCACGGGACTCAAACCGACCTGGGGCCGAGTCTCCCGCCATGGCATCTTCGCTCTTGCGCCCAGCCTCGACCACATCGGGCCGATGACTCGCAGCTCCCGCGATGCGGCAATCGTGCTGCAAGCCATCGCCGGACACGATCCTGCCGATCCCACCTCATCGCTCGAACCTGTGCCCGACTATCCCCAGCAGCTGCTCCTCGATCGAGCCCCTGTAGTCGGCTTCGACCATGCATTGGCCGAAGAGCACTTCGACGCTGCGACGAATGCGATGCTCAAGGACACCATCGAGACAGTGACCGGCCTGGGATGGCGGGTACTCGAGGTCGAGACTCCCGGTTTTGAGGCTGCGGCCGAAGAATGGACGGCTCTGTGCGGGGTCGAGACCGCCGGCGTCCACGCCGAAACCTATCCCTCACGGGCCGCCGAATACGGACCCGACCTATCCGGTCTCATCGAGGTCGGACGCGGACTGACCGCCGTCGACTACCACCGGCTGCTCGAATCACGGCGGGACTTCATCGGCCGCATGCGCGCGCTCATGGCCGATATCGATCTGCTCCTGCTGCCGGGAATCGGCGTCGGTTCGCCGACGATCGCACAGATGGCGAATCTGGGATCCGACCAGAAGCTGTTCGCCGCGGTCACGATTCCGACGGCTCCGATCGACAACTGCGGAATGCCGTCGATCACCCTGCCCGCAGGGTTCACCGACCGGGGCACTCCCCTGGCCGCCCAGCTCGTCGGCGGTGACTTCACCGAGCCCTTGGTCTTGGCCGCCGGTCACGCCTTCCAGCAGGCCACAGACTTCCACACCAGCCACCCAGAGATGTAGACGCGGCACCCCAACTCACTTCGCCGCGTTGCGGGCCACCATCTCCGTGATCCAGGTCGGGGCGAAGGGTGAAGTGCACCCGGGAGGTGTCGGGTAGTCGCGGAGCACGCCGAGGCGCTCGCCGATCTCGATGGCACGTTTGCGCTGGTCAGGGTTCTCGATACCGATATACGACAGTGTTTCGTTCATCGCCCATCCTGCGGAGGCGACCACTGGATCCGCGCGGGCGCCGAATGCGCACATCGGTGTGAGCCGAGGACCCGCTGCTGAAGTCAGTCATCGTCATCGGCGTGCGGCGAGGAATCGATTTCAGCGCGCGTCCTCTTCACACTGCTGAACCCGACGATGACGACGAGCATGCCGACAACTGCGCCGATGACGGTTTCGATGGCACGCGAGGCCAACAGCTCTGGAACCGAGTGGGGGCTGCCGATCTGGGTCATAAGAAGGGCCAACGGGGTGATGAAGAGCAGAGCCACCGAATAGTTGCGCAGCACGAAGATCTCGGCGAGGAACTGCAGCAGGATCACCCACACCACCAGCTGCCACGCCTCGGTGGGGAACGACAGCAGGAACGCTGTGACGATCACGCCCAGCAGGGTTCCGACCACCCGGTGGACGCCGCGCTTGAGACGGGCCGAACGACCGGGCGGAGTGATCGGTGCGACCGCTGCGACCATCGCCCAATAGCTGTGGGACAGAAGCGGGAGCACATCGATGAGCAGGGTGCCGAGAACTCCGGCGATGAACGGGGCGATCGTGAATCGGGCGGCGTGGGCTGCCAGATCAGCCTTGCCCACCGGTGACAGCCCGACCCGCACATAGGTCTCCTTCTCCGGAGGCATGCGTTCGCCGGCATAGTGGGCGAGCGCTCCGAGACCGATGCACACCAGCGCCGAGGCGGCCGCCACACCCATTGCCACCGGCACCGATGCGCCGCCCGGAATGGATCCGACGGCTCCGGTGGCGAAGATGAAGAAGATCGACCCGCCGGGTTTGAGCCGGAAGCGCAGGGCGATGGCAGCACCCGCACCGGACACGAGTGAGGTGATGACGACGAGCACCCAAACCGAAGCTCCGAGGCTGCTGAGCAGGGCGCCGATGCCCACGCAGACGACGAGGACGGCGGCAGCGATCGACTGGCGTCTGGTCCGCGATCGTGGGGACTCGAAGCGCGCGTAGATGCCGGTGAAGGCGCCGAAAGCGGCATAGACGGCGAGGTCGAGGCGGTCGATTCCGAGCAGCACGAGAAGCGGGATGGCGACTCCCAGGGCGATGCGGAACGCGGGAATATGGTCGCGTTCGCCCGGTGGGATGCGGAAGAACTCCTGCATGTGGCTCAAACGGGTTCGGCCTCTTTCGTCATCGGGAACGGACCCCGGTGACGGGATCGCTGTCATGGATTGGTGAGCTGAAGGCTCCCTTCGATCGTAGTCCGCCATCGGCGCTGACAAATGTCTTCTGCCGACAGGAGTGATCAACCTCGCTCGCCGAGGCGGTCCACCGAGACCGTGATCACCGCCGTCATCGACGTCTCGGTCACGGTCGATGCCCCTGCCACGACCGAACGCGTGCCGCCTGCCGGTTGAGATGGGCGCGTTCGGCGAGGCTGCCAGCCCGTTCGGCGGCTCGTACGTAGAGCTCGGCGGCCCGCTGTGACTCCCCTGTCCGTTCGCGCAGGTGCGCTTCGACGGCGAAGTAGCGCGGCAGGCTCTTGTCCAGGCCCTGCAGTTCCGCCAGGCCCGCCGCGGGTCCGTCGGCTTCCCCGACGGCCACGGCACGGTTGAGTCGCACAATCGGGGTATCTCGCAGGGCCAGAAGTTCGTCGTACCACTGAACGATCTGCACCCAGTCGGTGTCCTCGACCGTCTGTGCATCAGCGTGGAGTGCCGCGATGGCGGCCTGTGCCTGATATTGGCCGAGTTCATCCCGACCAAGGGCGGCCTGCAGGATCTCGATGCCCTCGACGATGAGCCGTCGATTCCACAGGATGCGGTCCTGATCGGCCAGGGCGATGAGTCGTCCGTCCGGACCGAAACGGGCGTCGCGGCGGGCGTGGTTGAGGAGCATCAGGGCGAGCAGTCCGTCCACCTCGGCGGAGTCGATCATCGCCCGCAGGCTGCGGGTCAGCCGGATCGCCTCGGCTACGAGGTCGACATCGCCCGAGTGGCCTTCGTTGAACACGAGGTAGAGGGTGTCATCGGCTTTCGGGACGCCGTCCGTCCCGGGTTCGGCCGAGGTTTCGGGCTCGGCGAGCGTGGCGGCCATGACCCGTTCCTCGCGTTTCATCCGCGATCCTTCAGATCGCACAATGTCGAGGAACTTCCGCCACGCCACCGTCACGAGCCAGCCCCGCCGGTCGCGGGGCGGGTCCGACGGCCACGAGCGCAGGGCCTCGATGAGGGCGTCCTGAACGGCATCCTCGGCGGTCGCGAAGTCTGCTCCACGACTGACGAGGATGCCGATCACGGCGGGGACGAGCTCACGCAGCTCCGCCTCGGCGAGGGGATCCGGATCGATCATCGCGGACTCCGTACGCGTCCCTGATCATTCGTCCACGCTGGGTGCGTGGTCGAGGAAGGGGCGCAGTTCGAGCCATTCGTTGATCGGCTCTCCATCCTTGCCCGGTGCGGCGGACAGCTCACCGGCGAGTTCGAGAGCCCTGTCGTAGTTCTCGACGTCGATGACCATCCACCCGGCGATGAGGTCCTTCGTCTCCGGGAAGGGACCGTCGGTGACCGGGGGCTTGCCCGGTCCGCCGGATTGGACGAAGGTGCCCTCGGGCGAGAGTGCCTGGGAGTCGACGAATTCGCCGGAGTCCTTGAGTTTGTCGGCGAAGGCGTTCATGTACGCCATATGCGCGTCGACCTCGTCGGGACTCCACTGATCCATCGGGGTGTAGTCCATGAGGTCGCTCGACATCCGATAGTGCTTGAGCATGAGGTACTTGACCATGACGGTCTCCTTGTCTCGTGTCGCTCGCACGGGTTGTGCTCGCTGACATGTCTGGGACGCAGCCGGACAAGTGTTCTCGACATCGCCGGAGAAGATTTCTCGATCTTCTTCGACTCCGGTCATCGAACACAGTCCCAGAATAGGCCGATGTGTCCGTCCTGGAACATGCGTCACCGGATCCGAACACCAATCGGCCCAGGTCACGGCTCCGTGCTGAGAGGCTTGTCTTGTATGCGACAACGACACTTTCTCAGCACACGCGCCAAGGAGCAGACATGAAGGCACAGACACTTCTCAAGACCATCACCGTTGCCGGAGCTCTCGCCGCGACTCTCACACTCTCGGCCTGCGATATGAACATCACCTTCGGCCCAGAAGGCCAGGGTCTGGAACAGGGCCAGGAGCAGGACGGCCAGCAGGCGCAGGAGACCGAGGCCACCGAGACGACCGCCGAAGAACCGGCATCGGATGCGGGCTCCAACTCGGACGGGACGTCGTCGACCGGATCGTCGTCCTCGAGCGACTCCACCTCGAGCGGATCTTCGCCGTCGAGCGACACGACCGACAACGGCTACCAGGGCCCGCGGATCGGCGAAGACGGAGTCGAACTCGACGCCGACGGCAACGGCAAGATCCCCGCCGACGTCCTCGAGGCGGACATTAAGAACGCCTACGCCAAGCAGGGCACCACAGTCGACACCGTCGACTGCTACTCCGACCTGCGGATCTTCTCCCACAGCGGCTCGCAGAACTGCACCGTCACCGCTGCCGGCAAGAATCACTACGGCACCGTGAAGATCACTTCGGCATCGCAGTCCGGAATCGGCTACAGCCTCGAATTCCCGAACATCTGAGCCGACTCTGTGCGGTCGCGACTCTGACTCGACCACCCCGATCCGCTCCCCTCGAGCAGCCGCGATTCGCCTGACGAAATCCGCGCCTCCCCCACCCGCACTCCCCTGGCCCGCTGCGGCCCGGGGAGTGCGGTCATTCGTGTCGTGGAACAAGTCGGCTTCCTACAGTGTTGTCGTGTGTGAGGCGGCTGTTCGCACAGACGGCAGCCGCCACGACTGACAGATTTCACGGCAGAGACAAAGGAGCATCATCATGGCCATCTCCGATAAGAAGATCGCATTCCTCCTCACTCGCGGAGTCGAGCAGGTCGAACTCACCAGCCCCCGCGCCGCTCTCGACGAGGCGGGAGCGACGACCGTCATCGTCTCCCCGTCCGAAGGAACTCTGCAGGCGATGGAAGGCGATTGGGAGCATGCGAAGGCCTTCGACGTCGACGTTCCCGTCGCCGAAGCCTCGGTCGAGGACTTCGACGCCCTCGTCCTTCCCGGCGGCACCCTCAACGCCGACGCCCTGCGCCTGAATGAGGACGCCGTCAATCTCGTCAAGGCGTTCTTCGCCGCCGACAAGCCGGTCGCGGCCATCTGCCATGCGCCGTGGATCCTCGCCGAGGCGGGTGTGGCGAAGGGACGGAAGCTGACGTCCTTCATTTCGACGAAGACCGACCTCATCAACGCCGGAGCCGACTGGACCGACGCCGAGGTGGTCGTCGACGGCGACCTCATCACCTCCCGCAACCCCGGCGATCTGGATGCCTTCAACAAGGCGATCGCCGAACAGCTGAGCTGAGCTGGAACGATGCCTCACCCACCGAGGTGGGGTCACCTCGGTGAGGAACTCCCCGAAACGATCGTTTCGGGGAGTTCCTCTGTTCGTCACCTGAGGTATTGACAACCGCGCTTATGATCAACTCATGCCGCCTTCCCCGTTCGTCAAGGCGACGACTCCTGCCCTCGCGGTGCTGTTCGTCGGGCTCCTCCTCGTTCTCTGCTCCACACCTCCTCCTGCCCATGCCGCCTATGCGACCTCAGGCGCGATCGGTACGATGCACAAGTCTCTCGGCGGGAATGCGGGCAAGGTCGGTCCCGCGACCGGCCCGCAGCGGTGCACTCTGATCCAGAAAGGCTGCTATCAGTCGTTCAAACACGGCAGCATTCATTGGACGAAGTCCACGGGCGCTCATGCGACTCTGGGTGCGATCCGCACGGCGTGGAAGAAGTCCGGATGGGAACGCGGCCCCTTGGGCTATCCGACGAGCCGTGAGTATCGGTCCGGGTCCGAGTCCCGGCAGAAGTTCCAGAACGGCAGGATCGTGTGGACGGCGAAGTCCGGGGCGAAAGTGGAGACGGCGAAAGCGCCGTCGTCGTTCGCGATCAAGGGTTCGGGGTTCGGCCACGGGGTCGGGATGAGCCAGTACGGCGCACGAGGAATGGCGGCAGCCGGAAAGTCGTCGACGCAGATACTGCAGCACTACTACACAGGCGCAAAGGTCAAGACGATGTCGAGTAACGCCGACGCCAGTCTCAAGGTCCAGCTGCTGACCGGGAAGAAGTCCGTGACCATCGCTCCACGTTCCGGTCGTCTGCGGATCAAGGTCGGGTCGAAGACCATCGAATCAGGATCGAAGGTCACGATCGAACGGACTCCGTCCGGTTCGGTCAAAGCGATCATCGGGTCGAAGAGCTATTCGGGTTCGAAGCTCATCGTCGAATGGCAGGGCACTCGGTATTGGAAGGGAACGCCTGCGACGACGGTGTCGATCAGCGGTGCGCAGAACGGGATGACAGGCACCTACCGGCACGGGCGAATCGAGATCGGGCAGCTGAAGTCCTCGCTCAATGTCGTCAATGTAGTCAAGCTCAACAAGGAGTATCTGCCGGGCATCGCCGAGATGCCGGCGTCGTGGCAGTCCGAAGCCCTGCGCAGTCAGGCCATTGCTTCTCGCACCTACGCCTACCGCAATCTCGGTGCGGTGAAGCCGGCGTGCGGATGCAACGTCTATGACGAGGTGGCTTCGCAGCGCTTCCTCGGGTGGAATCATGAGAATGCGAAGGACTCCGGTCCGTGGCGCAAAGCCGTAGCCGCAACTCAGACCACGAGCGGGTCAATGGTGAAATCGGCACGAGTCGCCACGTTCAAGGGCGGACTCATCGATGCCGTCTACTCGTCGTCTGCCGGGTCGAAGACGCATTCTGCAGCTGAGGTGTGGGGTTCAGCTGTGCCCTACTTGGTCTCGGTCGATGACTCGCCGTCGAAGTATGCGTCGGCGCAGAACCCGAACGCCTCGTGGTCGGTGACGGCCAAGCAGGCCGACATGGCACGGGCGTTCGGGCTGGCAGACGTACGGTCTGTGAACGTGACGAAGACCGGCTCAGGTCTGGTGAAAACAGTGAAAGCCACCTCGGTGAAGGGAAAGACCGCGAGCCTCACCGGTGATCAGCTGCGGACGAAGCTGAAGCTCAAGTCGGCATCATTCAGCGTGGGCTGACCAAGGGCAGACCGAGCTGGGGCAACGCGAAACTCGAGAAAGTCGTCACTGGCGACGACTTTCTCGAGTTTCGTGTTGACTGAGGGATTCTCTCCGGCCGAATCAGACTCCGGCGGGGGTGAGAAGTCCCTTGTTGACGAGTTCGGCTTCCTTCTCGCGCACGATCGGGATCACGGTCTTGCCGAATGCCTCGAGTTCCTCTTGGAAGTGGAGGAAACCGGTGAGGATCAGGTCGACACCGAGCTTCTTGTACTCGATGATGCGATCGGCGACCTGTTCGGGTGCGCCGATGAGCTGGGTGCGGAAACCGTCGTTGTACTGGACGAGGTCTTCGAAGCTCGAGTCCGCCCACATTCCCTTCTTATCGTGAGTCGAAGCTCCGGCCTGCTGCACGGATTTGCGGAAGCCTTCGACGGCGCCTTCATCGGCATTGGCGATGATCTCGCGCAGCTGATCGCGCGCTTCGGCTTCCGTGTCGCGGACGATGGCGAACCCGTTGAGTCCGAAACGGACCTTTCGGTTGTGGGCGCGGGCCACCTCGGTGACGTCGTCGTACTGTTCGCGGAATCCGTCGAAGTCCTTGCCGTTGGAGAAGTACCAGTCGGCGTGCTTGCCGCCGTTGATGCGGGCGACCGAGGAGTTTCCGCCTTGGAAGATCTCCGGGTGAGGGCGACCTTCTACCGGGTAGGGGCCGGGGCGGAGGGTGAAGTCGTCGACGGTGTAGAAGTTGCCGCGGTATTCGACGTTCTCCTCGGTGAAGAGCTTGCGGACGACGTCCATGAATTCGGCGGACCGGCGGTAGCGTTCGCCGTGTTCGAGCCAGGGCAGCCCGAGGCGGGTGTACTCATCCTTGAACCAGCCGGAGACGACGTTGATCGCGGCCCGGCCCTTCGTGAACTGGTCGGCGGTGAGGATGAACTTCGCGAGCACGGCCGGTTCCCAGATGCCCGGGTGGACGGCGGCGATGACCTTGAGCTTTTCGGTGGCCAGGGCCAGAGCGAGCGAGGTCGAAGTCGATTCGTGCTGTTGGGCTGCGCCGTAGCTGGAGAGGTAGCGGACCTGGCTGAGCGCGTATTCGTAGCCGACTGCCTCAGCGGTCTGCGCGAGCTTGACGTTGTAGTCATAGCCCCAGTCGGTGCGCTGTTCGATGTTCGACACGACCAAGCCGCCGGAAACATTGGGAACCCAGTATGCGAACTTCAGGTCTTCGGGCTCACCGGTATAGATCGGGTTGGCGTGGAGGTTCGTCATTGTGTGTCCCTTCCCATCGAAATTGGCTTGAGCACCGTGTCCGTGGGGCGCGAGCGGCGTGCTGCGTGAGTTGTTCGCGCGGGACCGGTTGCTGCGACGTCATCGGGCCAGTTCCCTTAAGTCGCTCGTGATGTGTGCAGGTGTGCCGTGCCAGACTACTGAGACGCAGACCACAGGAGGCGGGCAGATTTCGCGGAGCGACGCGCGCCGTCACAATGACGCACTTCGACTTGAACCGTCATCCGATTCGCACTCCAGCGGCAGCGCCGGAACCGGTGAATCGACGAAGTCCCGGCCCCGCAGCAACTGCGAGACCGGGACTTCCGTGGCGGAGGATAGGGGATTCGAACCCCTGAGGGCGTTAACCCAACCCGCGTTCCAGGCGAGCGCCATAGGCCACTAGGCGAATCCTCCGCGAATCAGCTTATCCGAGTCATGACGACAATGCGAAATCGCGGTGGCCGAGTGTGAAGCATCCCACTTCCCCCAGGTGAACAGTCGGCATCGACCCCCGACCACGATCACGCGACCTCATCATCGCCAGACGGCACACGGTTCAATCGGCGACGGCGCGGAGATGCCGTTCTGCCGACGGCTGCGCCCGGTCCTCCCGTCTGCGCTCGATGCTCCCGTCGTTGATCCAGCCGTGCAGCGTCTCCAAACGGGACCGCGTCACCGTGTCCACCGGCTGATAGACCGAGAGCGTCAGCCTCTGGTTCTCCTGCGCGATGAGCGTCGTCATCGTCAGCTTGAGCGTGCCCACATACGGGTTCTCAATGGTCTTGACCCGCCCGACAGATCGACCGACCGTTCCCGAATCCCACAGTCGGCAGAATTCCGGATTCCTGCGCAGCCGCGACAG
Above is a window of Brevibacterium siliguriense DNA encoding:
- a CDS encoding type 1 glutamine amidotransferase domain-containing protein, encoding MAISDKKIAFLLTRGVEQVELTSPRAALDEAGATTVIVSPSEGTLQAMEGDWEHAKAFDVDVPVAEASVEDFDALVLPGGTLNADALRLNEDAVNLVKAFFAADKPVAAICHAPWILAEAGVAKGRKLTSFISTKTDLINAGADWTDAEVVVDGDLITSRNPGDLDAFNKAIAEQLS
- a CDS encoding amidase, coding for MTTPTTSEIPFLELHEVSTLIRTRQLSSREVTEAMLERIEHLEPRLQSFATVMAESARAEADRADSLLARGNWLGDLHGVPVAVKDLANTHDAPTGAGTTIHAEFRPDFDATVVARLRSAGAVILGKLRLTEGAFTGHHPDLPTPVNPWDADTWSGVSSSGSGVATAAGLCFASLGSDTGGSIRLPSSANGVTGLKPTWGRVSRHGIFALAPSLDHIGPMTRSSRDAAIVLQAIAGHDPADPTSSLEPVPDYPQQLLLDRAPVVGFDHALAEEHFDAATNAMLKDTIETVTGLGWRVLEVETPGFEAAAEEWTALCGVETAGVHAETYPSRAAEYGPDLSGLIEVGRGLTAVDYHRLLESRRDFIGRMRALMADIDLLLLPGIGVGSPTIAQMANLGSDQKLFAAVTIPTAPIDNCGMPSITLPAGFTDRGTPLAAQLVGGDFTEPLVLAAGHAFQQATDFHTSHPEM
- a CDS encoding YciI family protein, with the protein product MVKYLMLKHYRMSSDLMDYTPMDQWSPDEVDAHMAYMNAFADKLKDSGEFVDSQALSPEGTFVQSGGPGKPPVTDGPFPETKDLIAGWMVIDVENYDRALELAGELSAAPGKDGEPINEWLELRPFLDHAPSVDE
- the sfnG gene encoding dimethylsulfone monooxygenase SfnG, with protein sequence MTNLHANPIYTGEPEDLKFAYWVPNVSGGLVVSNIEQRTDWGYDYNVKLAQTAEAVGYEYALSQVRYLSSYGAAQQHESTSTSLALALATEKLKVIAAVHPGIWEPAVLAKFILTADQFTKGRAAINVVSGWFKDEYTRLGLPWLEHGERYRRSAEFMDVVRKLFTEENVEYRGNFYTVDDFTLRPGPYPVEGRPHPEIFQGGNSSVARINGGKHADWYFSNGKDFDGFREQYDDVTEVARAHNRKVRFGLNGFAIVRDTEAEARDQLREIIANADEGAVEGFRKSVQQAGASTHDKKGMWADSSFEDLVQYNDGFRTQLIGAPEQVADRIIEYKKLGVDLILTGFLHFQEELEAFGKTVIPIVREKEAELVNKGLLTPAGV
- a CDS encoding RNA polymerase sigma factor, with product MIDPDPLAEAELRELVPAVIGILVSRGADFATAEDAVQDALIEALRSWPSDPPRDRRGWLVTVAWRKFLDIVRSEGSRMKREERVMAATLAEPETSAEPGTDGVPKADDTLYLVFNEGHSGDVDLVAEAIRLTRSLRAMIDSAEVDGLLALMLLNHARRDARFGPDGRLIALADQDRILWNRRLIVEGIEILQAALGRDELGQYQAQAAIAALHADAQTVEDTDWVQIVQWYDELLALRDTPIVRLNRAVAVGEADGPAAGLAELQGLDKSLPRYFAVEAHLRERTGESQRAAELYVRAAERAGSLAERAHLNRQAARVRSWQGHRP
- a CDS encoding FUSC family protein, coding for MQEFFRIPPGERDHIPAFRIALGVAIPLLVLLGIDRLDLAVYAAFGAFTGIYARFESPRSRTRRQSIAAAVLVVCVGIGALLSSLGASVWVLVVITSLVSGAGAAIALRFRLKPGGSIFFIFATGAVGSIPGGASVPVAMGVAAASALVCIGLGALAHYAGERMPPEKETYVRVGLSPVGKADLAAHAARFTIAPFIAGVLGTLLIDVLPLLSHSYWAMVAAVAPITPPGRSARLKRGVHRVVGTLLGVIVTAFLLSFPTEAWQLVVWVILLQFLAEIFVLRNYSVALLFITPLALLMTQIGSPHSVPELLASRAIETVIGAVVGMLVVIVGFSSVKRTRAEIDSSPHADDDD
- a CDS encoding SpoIID/LytB domain-containing protein codes for the protein MPPSPFVKATTPALAVLFVGLLLVLCSTPPPAHAAYATSGAIGTMHKSLGGNAGKVGPATGPQRCTLIQKGCYQSFKHGSIHWTKSTGAHATLGAIRTAWKKSGWERGPLGYPTSREYRSGSESRQKFQNGRIVWTAKSGAKVETAKAPSSFAIKGSGFGHGVGMSQYGARGMAAAGKSSTQILQHYYTGAKVKTMSSNADASLKVQLLTGKKSVTIAPRSGRLRIKVGSKTIESGSKVTIERTPSGSVKAIIGSKSYSGSKLIVEWQGTRYWKGTPATTVSISGAQNGMTGTYRHGRIEIGQLKSSLNVVNVVKLNKEYLPGIAEMPASWQSEALRSQAIASRTYAYRNLGAVKPACGCNVYDEVASQRFLGWNHENAKDSGPWRKAVAATQTTSGSMVKSARVATFKGGLIDAVYSSSAGSKTHSAAEVWGSAVPYLVSVDDSPSKYASAQNPNASWSVTAKQADMARAFGLADVRSVNVTKTGSGLVKTVKATSVKGKTASLTGDQLRTKLKLKSASFSVG